The DNA sequence CAGGGCCATACCCTGTTCATCGATTAAGCCAACCACGACTGCAGCCCCGAATTTTCGGAGCAGCGGAACAACTTCATCAAAGCGTTCCCGTCCGTTTTCAAGGTTGATCGAATTGATAATTGCTTTGCCCTGAATTAGCCGGAGTCCTGCTTCCAAAACCGCAGGATCGGTCGTATCCAGCATCAGCGGCGCTTTGACTTTATTGACAACGTGGGGCAGAAAACTGACCATATCCTTCAACTCGTCCCGGTCGGGATTGGCCACACAGACATCCACGATCTGAGCACCCTTCTTGACCTGGTTTCGGGCAATCTCGGAACCTTCTTCATAATATTCATCGGCAATCAGCTCCTTGAATTTGCGAGAGCCGATCACATTGGCCCGCTCTCCGACCAGCAGCGGCCGGTTTTCTTCTTCAGGCCAGACCGCTTCGAGTCCTGCGACGCTGCTTCGTTCAGCAGCCCGTATTTGTCTCGGAGCGTACTTGGCCAAGGCTGCTGCCAGGGCTTCGATATGACGATCCGTCGTCCCGCAGCATCCACCGGCAATGTTCAGCCACCCTTTGGCTGCGTAAGCGGCCATCTTTCCGGCAAACTCTTCCGGAGTTTCCTGGTAACCGCCTTCTTCATCCGGGAGCCCCGCATTCGGGTAACAGCTCACGGCGCAAGAGGCAAGTCCCTCCAGGGTTCTGAGGTGATCATTCATCAGTTCCGCTCCGGTGCCGCAGTTCATGCCGATGGCAGCCGGCTTCAGGTGCTGTATCGAAATATATAAGGCTTCAATATTCTGTCCTGCGAGCATCGTACCCGAGGGTTCAATCGTCACAGAAACGACCAGCGGCACCTCCCGCCCAAATTCAGCAAAGGCGCGCTGGATCCCGAGTCCTGCCGCCTTGATATTCAGCGTATCCTGACAGGTTTCGACGATCAGCAGATCGACGCCTCCCTTAATAAGGCCAAGTGTCTGACGGCAATAAGCCTCTTCCAGGTCAGTAAAAGTAATACCGCCTCCAAAGGCCAGCATCTTGGTCGTCGGACCCATGGATCCAGCCACAAACCGCGGTTTTTCCGCTGTGGACCATTTATCAGCAGCTTCGCGGGCCAGCCGTGCCGCAGCCTCGTTGATTTCCATATCCCTGTCCCCGAGATGATATTCCCCAAGGACAATATTTGTACCTCCGAAGGTATTGGTTTCAATGATATCCGCACCGGCTTTCAGATAGGCCTCATGAATATCACGCACGATATAAGGACGGGTGAGCGTCAGGATTTCGTTGCAGCCTTCCTGTTCAGGCCCTCCAAAATCTTCAGCAGACAGATCCTTCTGCTGAAGCATGGTCCCCATTGCTCCGTCCAGAATCAGAATTTTTCTCGCAAGCAATTCATTAAAAATCTGTTGTTTCATGGTCTCACCACTTCTTTGCAAACTTTTCCTCCAAGCTTCCCTTGGGTTTATCATATTATTTTACCATGATTATACGATTCGTCCAATCTATACATCTCGTATTTCCTGCGTATTTCCTGCGTAATCATTTTTGTATATTCTAAGCAGCATATCCGGATATCCTGAGCTGCAGAAAATTCTTGTGAAAATTGCTCAAACCGTTAAAATAGTAATATATGGCGATATTTAGACAAATATGACTGTATTCAGTTTCCTTTCAGAATAATCGTGTATTTTAAAGATACAGGAGGAATAAACGAATGGCCAATAAATTCAGAATACTTGTCGTGGATGACGACGCTTCAATCCGCCAGATGCTCAGCCTGGGGCTGAAGCAGGAGGGTTACGATATCGGAACAGCGGACAATGGAAAAAAGGCACTGGAAATAATCCCTGTCTTTGAACCTCATGTCATCATCCTTGACATTATGATGCCGGTCATGGACGGATATGAACTATGTGAATCCATCCCGGAAATATCCGGTGCTTCCATGATTATGCTGACTGCCAAGGATACATCCAAAGACATTGTCAAAGGACTGCGCCTCGGAGCCCATGACTATCTGGTTAAACCTTTTCACTTTGACGAGCTGCTGGCCCGGATCGAGGTTCAGCTGCGTAACCGTTTCCCGGATCTATCCGGCAAAAGAACCATTGGCCGGTTTACGATCGATGAACTGAAAAAGTCAATCCTGCTCGATAATCAGCCTCTGCAGCTTTCTCCTACTGAATATAGACTGCTGTCCTATCTATTATGGAACAGCAACCAAACGTTGAGTAAAGAACAAATCCTGATTCACATCTGGGGTTACGATTTTGAAGGAGAGGACAATATCGTCGAGGTATATATCCGCTATCTTCGAGAGAAACTTGGGGATCTGGACCATACAATTATTAAAACGGTCAGGGGCCTCGGTTACCATCTGCAGACGGAGCAGCAGTAACTGGCAGTCTGCACGAGATATCAAATATCATGCATTTTACACAGGAATATCATGACGCATTGAATGTTTAACATTTCAATTGTTGTGCTTTAAGTATGATCACATTAGGGAGATCATCATGAAAATTAATCCTCTGGAAAAACTGAATATTTGGCGGCAATCCCTGGTAGGGCAGCTCCTGCTGCGTTTCTGGGTGTGCCATATCATTTTTTTTACGTTAATTGGGGCTATTCAGTATACTTCCTTGAAAAATTCCCTGTATCAGAGCGTGGAGCAGAACCTGCTTTCAGACTATTACGCCATACGGAACAGTATGGGGAGCTGGCTTTCGAGCAGTGAGTTTCCTCCGGGAAGATTCTCCGAACTCCGCCCGGGAAATTTTGTGGCGTTTTATACCAGCGACCATCAGCTTAAATCGATTGTTTACAGCTACGGCAAAGCGAACAGCACGGTCCCTAATCTCAGCCACAGCCAACTGCAGTTTGATCTTGCTGAGAAGGCGAGATCCGGCGGATGTTTTGTTTTTCAGGATACCGACGAACAGCAGTATATGCTGATGGTGGCCCCGGTCGTAACGAATCAGCTTTCGGTAAACAGTCTCCCCCTGGAACAAAACAACGATATTCATCCCTATGTGGGCTATGCTTTGATCGGTCAGCCGCTGGCTGAACAGGACCTGATCTTGAGCCGAAATCTCAGAGGATATATTTTTAACGCGATCATCATTATTCTGCTCAGTACATTTTTTACAGCGCTGGTTTTGCAGAAACCATTGGAACCGCTTCTGAACATTTCCTCTACGGCCCGCAAGATTGCCGCCGGCCGCTATGACCTGCGCCTTCCGTATATGAATAAAACCGCTTCGGAAATTCAGCAGCTTCGGGAAGCTTTAAACCATATGCTCGGACAGATAGAAAATGCTCTAAATACGGAAAGATCGGCTAAAAACCGGATGGCCCGGTTTATTGCCGATGCTTCTCATGAACTCAGGACTCCGCTGACCTCGATCAGAG is a window from the Dehalobacter sp. DCA genome containing:
- a CDS encoding sensor histidine kinase is translated as MKINPLEKLNIWRQSLVGQLLLRFWVCHIIFFTLIGAIQYTSLKNSLYQSVEQNLLSDYYAIRNSMGSWLSSSEFPPGRFSELRPGNFVAFYTSDHQLKSIVYSYGKANSTVPNLSHSQLQFDLAEKARSGGCFVFQDTDEQQYMLMVAPVVTNQLSVNSLPLEQNNDIHPYVGYALIGQPLAEQDLILSRNLRGYIFNAIIIILLSTFFTALVLQKPLEPLLNISSTARKIAAGRYDLRLPYMNKTASEIQQLREALNHMLGQIENALNTERSAKNRMARFIADASHELRTPLTSIRGFLEILQRTGTADKETLDAAHQTMLIETERLIRLTEGLLTLNRIAQEEINSDHSEELNSGLHDVLPELMPLLIPLLKDRTFRFNGQDFRTIDDFVSEVLDTSQVLPLKPDELKQILYNLVNNAIQHTLSGGTIDILAKSENSRFILSVRDNGEGIPAEDVPHIFERFFQGDRSRSHGKGQGSGLGLAIVSELVYLRGGEIRVESTPGEGTSFTIFFPLVLVKNDSLMTQND
- a CDS encoding response regulator transcription factor; translation: MANKFRILVVDDDASIRQMLSLGLKQEGYDIGTADNGKKALEIIPVFEPHVIILDIMMPVMDGYELCESIPEISGASMIMLTAKDTSKDIVKGLRLGAHDYLVKPFHFDELLARIEVQLRNRFPDLSGKRTIGRFTIDELKKSILLDNQPLQLSPTEYRLLSYLLWNSNQTLSKEQILIHIWGYDFEGEDNIVEVYIRYLREKLGDLDHTIIKTVRGLGYHLQTEQQ